The nucleotide window CTGAATCCTTGTTTAATAAGGGTTTCAGCGGCATCTGCTGCCATCACCGCATATTCCTCATCACCTGAAAAAGCAATGAACGCTGTATCCGGTATCAATTCTTTGAAATGGATGTCATCAGTCATCTGCTGTATCCCCAAATCAGTAACCAATGAAATAAAATCTTCTCTTGCTACTATTGATACAAGGCCCATAGAAATCACTCCTTATGTTCCACCTACCTTAAACATACCTCTTTGGCAGCAAATTTCAATAGGAGAGTTTGTCGATTTATCAGAAGTTTTCGTGAATTTTGTAGGATAGGTGGATAAAGAAAGGGACCAAAGTTAAATAAGCGAAAGGCTATGCAGTTTGATGTCCTTAAGAAGCCGCTTCCTCTCTCTTAAGAGTACCTTTCAGGCTGAATATTGCCCTTATGTAGGCGATTCCTCATTCATAAGAGTACTCTTCAGGCTGAATGGTGACCTTATGCGGGCGATTCTTCTCTCATAAGGGTACCTTTCAGGCTGAATGGTGACCTTATACGGGCGATTCCGTACTCATAAGGGTACCTTTCAGGCAGAATGATGACCTTATGCGGGCGATTCTTCTCTCATAAGGGTACCTTTCAGGCAGAATGATGACCTTATGCAGGCGATTCTTCTCTCATAAGGGTACCTTTCAGGCAAAATGATGACCTTATGCGGGCGATTCTTCTCTCATAAGGGTACCTTTCAGGCAAAATGATGACCTTATGCGGGCGATTCTTCTCTCATAAGGGTACCTTTCAGGCAAAATGATGACCTTATGCGGGCGATTCTTCTCTCATAAGGGTACCTCTCAGGCAGAATTGTGACCTTATACGGGCGATTCCTCACTCATAAGGGTACCATTCAGGCGAAAAAAATCCCCTTTTCAGGCGGTTCTAAACAAAACCCGAAGTACTGTCGAAATCACGCTAGAATACTCACAGATTATATTAAAAAAACAGAAACCCCTGGTCGGAAAAATAACCAGGGGTTTCTGTTTAGTAATTTACGCTTTTAATTTGTCGCGAAGAACCATTTGCAGGATGCCGCCGTGACGGTAGTAATCGATTTCTACTTCTGAATCGAAACGGACAAGCGCTTCGAAAGTTTTCTTGTTGCCTTCTTCGTCAGTAGCTGTCACAGTGATGATGTCGCGCGGACGAACCTTTTCATCGATCTGGACATCGAATGATTCTCTGCCTGTCAGGCCAAGAGTCTCAGCGTTTTCACCAGCTTTGAATTGAAGTGGCAGAACGCCCATCAATACAAGGTTTGAACGGTGGATACGCTCGAAGCTTTCAGCGATAACAGTCTTGATGCCTAATAGGTTAGTACCCTTTGCAGCCCAGTCACGGGATGATCCCATTCCGTAATCTTTTCCTGCAATAACCATAAGGCCGGTGCCTTGCTCTTTGTACTTCATGCAAGCATCAAAGATGGACATGACTTCGTTCGTTGGCCAGTAAGTCGTGAAGCCGCCTTCTGTGCCAGGAGCGATCTGGTTGCGGATACGGATGTTCGCGAATGTTCCGCGCATCATGACTTCGTGGTTACCACGGCGTGAACCGTAAGAGTTGAAGTCACGTGGCTCTACACCCTTTTCGCGAAGGTATTTTCCAGCTGGTGTATCTTTGCCGATCGCACCTGCAGGAGAAATATGGTCAGTTGTGACGGAATCACCGAACTTGCCGACAACACGAAGGCTGTTCAATGGAGCAACTTCTCCAGCTTCTGGAGTCAAACCTTCAAAGAATGGAGGGTTTGCGATATAAGTTGAATCCTCATCGAAAGTGTATAGCGGATCGCTATTTGTCTGGATCTCATTCCACTTTTCGTTGTCAGTGAATACAGTTTCGTACTCTCTGCGGAATAGTTCAGGTGTTACAACGCGGTGAACGACTTCGTTCACTTCTGCAGTTGATGGCCAGATATCCTTGAAGAATACATCATTGCCATCTTTATCTTTTCCGATAGGGTCATTCTGAAGATCGATGTCCACTGTACCAGCAAGTGCGTAAGCCACAACCAATGGCGGTGAAGCCAGGTAGTTTGCTTTTACAAGCGGGTGGATACGTCCTTCGAAGTTACGGTTGCCTGAAAGTACTGAAGTTACTAGAAGATCGCTTTCAGCAACAGACTTTTCGATTTCTGGCTTTAATGGACCAGAGTTACCGATACATGTTGTACATCCATAACCAACAAGGTTGAAACCAAGAGTTTCAAGGTAAGGAAGCAATTCTGAATCGCGAAGGTATCCAGTTACAACCTTTGAACCAGGTGCCAATGAAGTCTTAACAAACTTAGGAACTTCCATTCCTAGCTCAACAGCTTTCTTGGCAACAAGACCTGCACCTACAAGTACGTATGGGTTAGATGTATTTGTACAGCTAGTGATCGCAGCAATCGCGATAGCACCTGTTTTCATAGTAGTTGTATCGCCATTTGCGAATTCAACAACAGCTTGTTTTTGGATTTCCTTTTTGCCAAGTCCGAATCCCTGGTTTCCTGCAGGAGCAGTCAATGCTTCTTGGAAGGATTTCTGCATTGCAGAAAGTGGAATTAAATCCTGCGGACGCTTTGGACCAGACAGGTTAGGTTCGATTTCAGAAAGATTGATTTCTACTACATCAGTATAAACTGGCTCTAAAGCAGGATCGAAGAATAATCCGTTTTCCTTGCAGTATGCCTCAACCACTTTAATGTGGTCTTCTGGGCGGCCAGTTAAACGCATGTAATCCAATGCTTCTCCATCTACTGGGAAGAATCCGCAAGTAGCGCCGTATTCTGGTGCCATGTTTGCAACAGTCGCACGGTCAGCAAGTGGAAGCGTCACTACGCCAGGTCCGAAGAACTCGACGAATTTGCCAACAACGCCTTTGCTGCGAAGAACCTGAGTCACTTTAAGTGCAAGGTCTGTTGCAGTAGCGCCGTTCGGCATATCTCCTACTAATTTAACACCTACTACTTCTGGTACTGGGAAGTATGAAGGCTGGCCAAGCATTCCAGCTTCTGCTTCGATACCGCCTACGCCCCATCCAAGAACGCCAATACCGTTGATCATTGTAGTATGAGAGTCTGTACCTACTAATGAATCTGGGAATGTTTCGAATTCACCATCTGCATTTTCTACAGCGTGGACAACGTTTGCAAGGTACTCAAGGTTCACCTGGTGAACGATACCTGTTGCCGGCGGAACAGCGCGGTAGTTGTCGAATGCTTTCTGTGCCCAGCTCAAGAACTGGTAACGTTCAGCATTACGTTCGAATTCAAGTTCCATGTTCACATTAAGTGCGTCTGGAGTTCCGTATTTATCAACCTGTACAGAGTGGTCAATGACTAGATCAACCGGCTTTTCAGGATTGATTTTGTCTGGGTCTCCACCCATGTCAGCCATTGCTTTCCTTAGAGAAGCTAGGTCAACGACTGCTGGTACACCAGTGAAGTCCTGAAGAATGACACGTGAAGGCTTAAACGGCACATCCACTTCTTTCACTTCGCTGGTTCCCCATTTTGCTAGATTTTCAACATGCTCTTTTGTGATCACAAAGCCATCATGCTGGCGAAGCACGGATTCAAGCAATACCTTAACAGAATAAGGCAGTTTTGATACATTGCCGATTCCAGCATTTTCTAATGCTGCCAGGCTATAGTAATGATAGCGTTTCCCGTCAACTTCAAATGAACTGCGGGCGTTAAAAACATCTTGGTTTGACATATGTTTACCCCCTTCTTCTACGTAAACATCATAAACTAAATAAAAGTAATTGTCGAAAAGTTTGAATCTTGTATTCCATCCTAACTTTTCTCACAATTTCATATTAATATAACCTTGTATATAAGTAAATAACAAGAAAGTTATTGCGATTGATAAGTTTTCCTTATTATAAAAATTATAAACATGTTAAAAACAAACTTTCTGTTATTTTATCAAAGAGGAATATTGTTTCCTAATTTAATCCAAGTCAATTAAAAACTATTTTACAAAAGTGAAAAAGCAGGATTATGCAGTGTGTAATGGGAAAAAATATGACAGATGGAGGTGATTCATGTGGTAAAAAGAAAAGCAAATCATGTCATTCCCGGAGCAAATGCTGCAAAAGCTCAGGGAAATGGTGCGGGATTCAATGAAGAAATGGCAAATGAACCTATGACCGAGCTTGAAAAACAAAATAATAAGAAGCGTAAAAAGAATCAATAAATAATAACATGCCTGGTATATGAAAAAGCGGAAGGAACACCTTCCGCTTTCAACTTTTATTCCATATTCACTTCGTTCACGATACTTCTGAGATCCTGCTGGAACCTTTCTAATTGTCCCCTTTGATGTTCAGAAGCGGTTTCAAGAGCATTTTCAATTTGTTGGAATGCTTCATTCACTTCATTTTTAAGGTGCTTTAACTGGTGACCATAGCTTGCTGAATCACGGACAATTTTCGAATAAAGACCTTGTGCGTCTTCAAACCCTTGCTGGGCTGCCTGGAAGGCTTGTTGTTTATCTTTATTGTAAGGCATGTGTGATTTCCTCCTGATGTAGTAAAATCTATACCGTTAAATTGCACATTTAAAAGTTATTTATTCAGTATAAATTCAAGTGAAAATCTAATCCTAAAATCAGGAGGGATGAGCAATGAACAAAAACGATTCCAAGGATATGCACAAAAATGCTCCCAAGGGTGACCAAGACAGCCAGCCTGCTCCACTAAGCGGATCCAAAAAGGTAAAAAACCGCAACCATACTCGCCAAAAGCACAATTCTGGCCACGATATGTAAAAAACACATGGCTGCCAAATAATCTGGCAGCCATCATGCTATATTAATTTGAGCGCGTCCAAGAGCTGCTGTTCTTCTTCCGGGGTAACGGTACGAAGGTCGACATGCACCTCTTCTTTATGAATTCTCACTATGATGGCTGGTGAATGTTCTGTCCTAAGCTTTCTCGCAATATGTTCAGCACTTACTTCAGGGTGGCTGATGCTGGCCAGGCAGGCAGGCAGCTCGACATCTGGCATTGTTCCCCCGCCGACCTGGCTAGTCCCTTCTGTGATATTTACATTTAATTTTCCGCCAAAAGATTGGATAGACTTGACAAATTTTTCAGTCCTTGCCTCAAGTTCCGTTAAAGGCACAAGTAAATCCCGAAGAGTCGGGATATTGCCCATTCCCTTTTCGCCCTTAAGATAATCCATCAAAGTTGCTTCGAGTGCTGCTAGCGTCATTTTATCAACTCTTACGACCCTGGCCAGCTGATGCTTTTTCAGTTGATCGATAAGCTCTTTTTTTCCAGCGATAATACCAGCTTGCGGACCGCCCAGCAATTTATCCCCGCTGAATGATACGATATCCGCTCCCATTCTGAGCACTTCACTAACAACAGGTTCTTCCCCAATACCATGCTTTTGAAAATCATATAAAACACCACTACCTAGATCTTCGTAAAAAATGACATCTTCGTGTTTATTTGACAGTTGTGCTAACTCTTCGGTTTCTACGGTTTTCGAAAAGCCATATATCTTAAAATTGCTTGTATGGACCTTCAGTATCATGGATGTTTCTTCTGAAATCGCATTCTCATAATCGTATAGATGGGTTTTATTTGTTGTCCCTACTTCGACTAATCTCGCTCCGCTTTCTTCCATTATCGAAGAGATACGGAAGGAACCGCCAATTTCCACAAGTTGTCCACGCGAAACGATAACCTCTTTACCTCGTGCAAGCGCACTGAGAATGATAAAAACAGCAGCAGCATTATTATTGACGACCATAGCCGCTTCTGCACCTGTAATTTCCTTGACCAATGCTTCCACATGACTGTGCCGTGACCCGCGTTTGCCTTCATCTAGCTTATATTCAAGATTGGAATAGTTCATAGCTGTTTCCACTACATGCTTTATGGCATTCTCGCTCAATCGGGCCCTGCCTAAATTTGTATGCAAAATGGTTCCGGTAGCATTAATGACAGTTTTAAGTGTATATTCCAATCGTTCAGCTGCAGAACGGTCAACAGCTTCAAAGATTTGGTCTATAAATGCTTCTGTCCCTGGTTCTGCCCCTGCCCAATTCCCTCTTAGCAGTTCTTTCCTTATCCTATCTATTTCTGATTTCATCACATCAGTCAGATAGACTTCATCTAGATCATACTGGTCAATTAAATCCGTAAACCTTGTATCTTTCTGCAGTTCATGTACTGCAGGCAAGGCTCTCAAAAATTCTTTCATGCTCGCATGCCCCCACAAAACAAATCTACATTGTTCCATTATATCATTAATATCCAATCGTAATTTTTTCAATCAGGTGAATTAAGTCTTGTGAAATTACAGCAATATTGCATCCTGCAGCTTAAAAAAATGCCTGGCAGCTGCCAGGCAATATTTATGCTTCTATTTGCTTTATGATTTCGTCGACATCCGGAAATAAGCCTGTATCAAGTTTGGAGTATAGAAGTTTTCCGTTAACCGTAACCTCAAAAGCTCCTTTGGAACCTGGTATCAGTTCCATTTTTTCTATTTGGCTTCGAAAATGCGTGAATAAATCTTCCGCGAGACTCGCGGCTTTTGGTGCATAATTTCACATCATGCAAAATTCGACGGCGACTTGATACTTCTCCATTAAAAATCCCCCTTGCAAATATATATATAATTACTGTAATTTTAGTGTAAAGTCTGACTCTGTGCAAATAATAGTAGCTTAAGGATGATTTTAAAAACAAGAAGGAGTATACTTTCTGTTGAGGTGATAAGGTTGAGTGAACATGAAAAAATCCGTTTGACTTCGTTGTCAACAAAAGCTGGCTGAGGATGTAAAATCAGTCCAGAGGACTTGACGCAGGTTCTGCGTCTATTACCTGAACAGGAACCTGTTCCTGAGTTGCTCGTCGGACATGAAACATCCGATGATGCAGGTGTATATAAACTGACAGATGATATCGCCCTGATCCAAACAATTGATTACTTCACCCCAATCGTGGATGATCCATATATGTTTGGCCAGATTGCTGCCGCCAATGCACTTAGCGATGTGTACGCAATGGGTGGAGAGCCAAAAACTGTTCTTAATATAGTAGGATATCCTGTCAAAAAGCTTGGTCCAGATATACTTGCAGAAATATTAAGAGGGGCGAGTGACAAAGTGAAAGAAGCTGGTGCCGTTACAGTTGGCGGACATTCAGTCGATGATCAGGAGCCTAAATTCGGCTTATCCGTGACAGGTCTGGCACACCCTGAATCCATATGGAAAAATGTCGGCGCCAAACCAGGTGATGTGCTGGTCATTTCAAAACCAATCGGGGTTGGAATCATAACGACCGGAATTAAGCGTGGTGTGGTAACGGCCGAACAAGAACAGTCCGTTACCGAAACAATGGCCTTATTGAACAAATCCGCTGCAGAAGCGCTCAAAAGCTTCACTCCTCATGCAGTAACAGATGTGACTGGATTCGGCCTCCTCGGTCATGGAAGTGAAATTGCACGAGGCAGCAATGTCAGCTTTGAGATTGAATTAACCAGAGTTCCTGTCCTGGAAGGTACATATGAATTGGCGGCAAAAGGCGTTGTACCAGGAGGTTCTAAGTCAAATCATAAGTGGCTAGTGGATGATGTCGAGTATGCAGACATATCTCCTGAAGAGCAATTGGTCCTTTGTGACGCAATCACGTCAGGCGGCCTTCTTGTATCACTGCCAGAAAATGAGGCCATTCAATATGTAAAAGCACTCCAAGACAAAGGATTGAATCAAGCTGCTGTAATAGGAAAAGTCACAGAAAAGCAGGATAAACTGATTTATGTAAAAAGGTGAAATCAAATTTGATTTCACCTTTTTTCTTAATTTATTATAATTTGACTTTCAATTTTTCCAGCATATCGGCAGTCATACTCCCGAGGTCATATTTTGCCTTGAATCCCCATTCTTCAGCAGCAGCAGAAGCATCGATTGAATTCGGCCAGCTATCAGCAATTGCCTGCCTTACAGGATCCACTTCGTAAGACAGTTCAAATCCTGGAATATGCTTTTTTATTTCAGCTGCAAGTTGCTCCGGGTCAAAACTCATTGCCGTTACATTAAAAGCATTACGGTGGATGAGCTTAGAAGGGTCTGCTTCCATCAAATCAATGATCGCCCCAAGCGCGTCAGGCATGTACATCATGTCCATGTATGTCCCTTTGTTGATATAGGAGCTGTATTTACCATTTTTGATTGCTTCGTAATAAATCTCAACCGCATAATCAGTTGTTCCGCCTCCTGGAGGTGTGACGTAAGAAATCAATCCAGGGAATCTCACTCCCCTGGTGTCAACTCCAAAACGGTGGAAATAATAATCTGCAAGTAATTCTCCTGCAACCTTGTTCACACCATACATCGTAGTAGGACGTTGAATTGTGTCCTGAGGCGTATCGTCTTTAGGTGTGTTCGGACCGAAAGCACCGATAGAGCTTGGAGTGAAAAATTGCAGGTTCAGTTCCCTTGCTGTTTCGAGGGCGTTCATCAAACCGCCCATATTCAGGTTCCATGCAAAAACCGGCTTCGTCTCAGCTGTTGCTGATAGCAGTGCAGCCATGTGCATGATTGTGTCAACATTGTATTCTTTTGCCAATTCAGCCATCCTGTTGGCATCCATGACATCGAGAATCTCGAATGGGCCGTTGACTGCTGCTTCTGAATTAGTCTGTCTGATGTCAGTCGCAATGACATTGTCCTGTCCGTATATGTCACGAAGTTTAACTGTTAATTCTGAACCAATCTGGCCAAGTGCACCAGTAATCAAAATCTTTTTCATTCTATGTACTCCTCCTGCTTTTCCTTAAAACTATGCCGGCTTGTCAGACAAACCGGCATCCCCCAATTAAATAATCCCTAATTCTTTTCCTACCTTTTCATAAATAGATAATGCCTGATCAAGCATTTCTTTCGTATGCGCCGCGGAAGGCATATTCCTTACCCGGCCTGTTCCCCGCGGTACTGTTGGGAATACGATTGATTTTGCGTAAACCCCTTCTTCATATAATCGCTTGCTGAATTCCTGTGTTTTCACTTCGTCTCCAATGATGCATGGAGTGATCGGCGTCTCAGAGTGTCCAATGTCAAAACCAAGCTTTTGCAGTCCATCCTTCAGATAGTTTGCATTTTCCCATAGACGCTGGTTCAATTCTGTGCTTTCCATCAGGATTTCAATTGCCTTTATGCTGGCAGCAACGTCAGCAGGAGTGAGTGAGGTTGAGAACAGAAATGGACGGCTTCTCACTTTCAGCCAGTCAATCAGGTTTTGCTTTCCAGCAACATATCCTCCGACTACACCAATAGCCTTCGATAATGTTCCAATCTGGAAATCGACTTTATCTGAAAGTCCGAAATGCTTGACAGTTCCTGCGCCTTCCCCAAGTACTCCAGAACCATGTGCATCGTCGACATATGTAAATAAGTCGAATTCTTCGGCGATTTCAACGATTTCCGGCAATTTTGCAATGTCTCCATCCATGGAGAATACGCCATCGGTGATGACCATGATTTTATTGTATAGACCGGATTCTTTGGCTTCTTTTGCTTTTGCGCGCAGGTCTTCCATGTCAG belongs to Mesobacillus sp. AQ2 and includes:
- the acnA gene encoding aconitate hydratase AcnA, whose product is MSNQDVFNARSSFEVDGKRYHYYSLAALENAGIGNVSKLPYSVKVLLESVLRQHDGFVITKEHVENLAKWGTSEVKEVDVPFKPSRVILQDFTGVPAVVDLASLRKAMADMGGDPDKINPEKPVDLVIDHSVQVDKYGTPDALNVNMELEFERNAERYQFLSWAQKAFDNYRAVPPATGIVHQVNLEYLANVVHAVENADGEFETFPDSLVGTDSHTTMINGIGVLGWGVGGIEAEAGMLGQPSYFPVPEVVGVKLVGDMPNGATATDLALKVTQVLRSKGVVGKFVEFFGPGVVTLPLADRATVANMAPEYGATCGFFPVDGEALDYMRLTGRPEDHIKVVEAYCKENGLFFDPALEPVYTDVVEINLSEIEPNLSGPKRPQDLIPLSAMQKSFQEALTAPAGNQGFGLGKKEIQKQAVVEFANGDTTTMKTGAIAIAAITSCTNTSNPYVLVGAGLVAKKAVELGMEVPKFVKTSLAPGSKVVTGYLRDSELLPYLETLGFNLVGYGCTTCIGNSGPLKPEIEKSVAESDLLVTSVLSGNRNFEGRIHPLVKANYLASPPLVVAYALAGTVDIDLQNDPIGKDKDGNDVFFKDIWPSTAEVNEVVHRVVTPELFRREYETVFTDNEKWNEIQTNSDPLYTFDEDSTYIANPPFFEGLTPEAGEVAPLNSLRVVGKFGDSVTTDHISPAGAIGKDTPAGKYLREKGVEPRDFNSYGSRRGNHEVMMRGTFANIRIRNQIAPGTEGGFTTYWPTNEVMSIFDACMKYKEQGTGLMVIAGKDYGMGSSRDWAAKGTNLLGIKTVIAESFERIHRSNLVLMGVLPLQFKAGENAETLGLTGRESFDVQIDEKVRPRDIITVTATDEEGNKKTFEALVRFDSEVEIDYYRHGGILQMVLRDKLKA
- the sspO gene encoding small acid-soluble spore protein O — protein: MVKRKANHVIPGANAAKAQGNGAGFNEEMANEPMTELEKQNNKKRKKNQ
- a CDS encoding small acid-soluble spore protein P yields the protein MNKNDSKDMHKNAPKGDQDSQPAPLSGSKKVKNRNHTRQKHNSGHDM
- the selA gene encoding L-seryl-tRNA(Sec) selenium transferase, producing the protein MKEFLRALPAVHELQKDTRFTDLIDQYDLDEVYLTDVMKSEIDRIRKELLRGNWAGAEPGTEAFIDQIFEAVDRSAAERLEYTLKTVINATGTILHTNLGRARLSENAIKHVVETAMNYSNLEYKLDEGKRGSRHSHVEALVKEITGAEAAMVVNNNAAAVFIILSALARGKEVIVSRGQLVEIGGSFRISSIMEESGARLVEVGTTNKTHLYDYENAISEETSMILKVHTSNFKIYGFSKTVETEELAQLSNKHEDVIFYEDLGSGVLYDFQKHGIGEEPVVSEVLRMGADIVSFSGDKLLGGPQAGIIAGKKELIDQLKKHQLARVVRVDKMTLAALEATLMDYLKGEKGMGNIPTLRDLLVPLTELEARTEKFVKSIQSFGGKLNVNITEGTSQVGGGTMPDVELPACLASISHPEVSAEHIARKLRTEHSPAIIVRIHKEEVHVDLRTVTPEEEQQLLDALKLI
- the selD gene encoding selenide, water dikinase SelD; translated protein: MIRLSEHEKIRLTSLSTKAGUGCKISPEDLTQVLRLLPEQEPVPELLVGHETSDDAGVYKLTDDIALIQTIDYFTPIVDDPYMFGQIAAANALSDVYAMGGEPKTVLNIVGYPVKKLGPDILAEILRGASDKVKEAGAVTVGGHSVDDQEPKFGLSVTGLAHPESIWKNVGAKPGDVLVISKPIGVGIITTGIKRGVVTAEQEQSVTETMALLNKSAAEALKSFTPHAVTDVTGFGLLGHGSEIARGSNVSFEIELTRVPVLEGTYELAAKGVVPGGSKSNHKWLVDDVEYADISPEEQLVLCDAITSGGLLVSLPENEAIQYVKALQDKGLNQAAVIGKVTEKQDKLIYVKR
- a CDS encoding L-threonine 3-dehydrogenase, translated to MKKILITGALGQIGSELTVKLRDIYGQDNVIATDIRQTNSEAAVNGPFEILDVMDANRMAELAKEYNVDTIMHMAALLSATAETKPVFAWNLNMGGLMNALETARELNLQFFTPSSIGAFGPNTPKDDTPQDTIQRPTTMYGVNKVAGELLADYYFHRFGVDTRGVRFPGLISYVTPPGGGTTDYAVEIYYEAIKNGKYSSYINKGTYMDMMYMPDALGAIIDLMEADPSKLIHRNAFNVTAMSFDPEQLAAEIKKHIPGFELSYEVDPVRQAIADSWPNSIDASAAAEEWGFKAKYDLGSMTADMLEKLKVKL
- a CDS encoding glycine C-acetyltransferase, coding for MSSKTLDQFLNENLEELKGKGLYNVIDPLESPNGPVITINGKEMINLSSNNYLGLATDDRLKKAADEAISRFGVGAGAVRTINGTLKLHVELEEKLAKFKKTEAAIAYQSGFMCNMAAISAVMDKNDAILSDELNHASIIDGCRLSRAKIIRFNHSDMEDLRAKAKEAKESGLYNKIMVITDGVFSMDGDIAKLPEIVEIAEEFDLFTYVDDAHGSGVLGEGAGTVKHFGLSDKVDFQIGTLSKAIGVVGGYVAGKQNLIDWLKVRSRPFLFSTSLTPADVAASIKAIEILMESTELNQRLWENANYLKDGLQKLGFDIGHSETPITPCIIGDEVKTQEFSKRLYEEGVYAKSIVFPTVPRGTGRVRNMPSAAHTKEMLDQALSIYEKVGKELGII